A region of Solea solea chromosome 7, fSolSol10.1, whole genome shotgun sequence DNA encodes the following proteins:
- the LOC131463243 gene encoding DCN1-like protein 5, translating to MPVKKKRKLPDADDHEQKCKITSFTRPQIRGARPISGEKVFSSKKCLAWFHEYAGIDKIVGPEAMEKFCEDIGVKPENIIMLVLAWHLEAASMGFFTKEEWLRGMTVLQCDSTERLRSKLDYLRGELNDSVVFKNVYRYAFDFSRDKDQRSLDMDTAKSMLALLLGRTWPLFPVFHQFLEQSKYKGMNKDQWYNVLEFSRTITTDLSNYDEDGAWPVLLDEFVEWLKTRSAFEQRTSQHQT from the exons ATGCCtgtgaaaaagaagagaaaactcCCTGATGCAGATGATCATGAGCAGAAGTGTAAAATTacaag TTTCACTCGACCTCAGATCCGTGGTGCGAGGCCGATCAGTGGTGAGAAAGTTTTCTCCAGTAAGAAGTGCCTAGCCTGGTTCCACGAGTACGCCGGCATTGACAAGATTGTCGGTCCAGAGGCCATGGAGAAATTCTGTGAAGACATTGGTGTAAAACCAGAGAAC ATTATCATGTTAGTCTTAGCGTGGCATCTAGAAGCAGCAAGTATGGGCTTCTTCACCAAAGAAGAATGGCTCAGGGGAATGACAGTATTACA GTGTGACAGCACAGAGCGGTTACGGAGCAAACTGGATTACTTGCGCGGTGAACTCAACGACTCTGTGGTCTTCAAAAATGTCTACAGATACGCCTTCGACTTTTCCAGA GATAAGGACCAGAGGAGTTTGGACATGGATACGGCAAAATCCATGCTGGCTTTACTGCTGGGCAGAACGTGGCCTCTCTTCCCAGTCTTTCACCAATTCCTGGAG CAGTCCAAGTACAAGGGGATGAATAAGGACCAGTGGTACAACGTTCTGGAGTTCAGCAGAACCATCACAACAGACCTCAGTAACTACGATGAAGATGGAGCTT GGCCAGTGCTGCTGGACGAGTTTGTGGAATGGCTAAAAACGCGGTCGGCGTTTGAGCAGAGAACGTCGCAACACCAGACAtga